The genome window CTTGTAATATTTGATGACCGGAACCGCGAGCAGCGCGTCGTAGGTGTAGTAGCGGTAGTTGTTGTAGTCGTGCCGCTGTGACGGGATGAGATTGATTTTGTCGTAATACCGAAGGGCCTTCTTCGAGATATTACAGATCTTGCTCATATCTCCGATGAAATAACGAGTCTTATTTTTCATGGCCACACTCCCTTGGGTCGTTCAGGCTTTCGGCCGCCCGCCCCACACGGGTTTTGGCCGAAGCACGATTTCATTCGGTTGTGAATCGCACGCCTGAAGTCCGCCCGAATGCACCATGTTGTCTGAAAAAACAAGAAAGTGGCAGTCTTAGCCGTGGCGATCGATACCGATATCTCTTAAGCGCTATTGATGTATAGTTTTCTTTTCTCTTTCTACCCTATGCGATTGTCAAGAAAGAGGGGAGCGTCCCTTTTGGAACGGCTCCCCTTATATATTCAGGATCCTAAACGGTCAACCTAGCCCCTGATGTACTTGTTGATCGTGGCCGCGCCTTCTTCGTGGGCGCGGTAGTACACCCGCAGCTCGTTGCTGCCGTCCAGGTCGAAGCGGGTTTCCTCGATGAGGCCGTTTGCTTCGGCGGTCATGAGCGCTTCGATGATGGCCTGCTTCTTGAAGGCCTTGTAGTGTCCGTACTGTCCCTTGAGGGCGTCGATGACGCAGTCTGCGCAGGCTTCTTCGACCTTGGTGAACAGCTTCAGGATAGCGTAGTTAAGAGGTACCATTTATGCCTCCTGCTTTTTGAAGAGATCCATGGGGTTCATGGAGATGAAGAAGATACCGATGACCATGACCACGGCTGCGGCCCAGGCGATGGGAGCCATGTTCCAGCCTTCGCCGCCCATGGCGACGCCGAGGACGAGCCAGCAGACGAACGGTACCCAGAAGGAGAAGGTTCCGTTGCAGGCCATGCCCAGGGCGGCGCCGCACATGGCGTTGCCCTTGTACCAGTACATGAAGGTCAGGTACGCGGCCAGGCCGGCTGCCAGGAACCAGGGCATTGCCGCTGCGTCGGTGAAGGACTGGGCGACCATGGAAACGGTGTCGGCACCGGAGATCAGGCCGAACAGGGGCACGAGGATGAACAGGTTGGAAAGGCCGGAGGTCACCTGGCGGATGGTGATGCCGATTTCCGGGTCGATCATGGAGGTGCCGTAGCCGCAGACGCAGCCTTCGATACCCCAGGCAACCGCGGCCAGGAAGCCGAAGAGGATGCCCAGCATCGGGTTGGTGCCGCCTTCCACGTTCAGGGCGTCAGCGCCGATCATGAGGGAGGCGCCGAAGCAGATGGCGATACCGAACAGCATGCGGGAGTTCAGTTCCTGCTTGAACCAGATGCGGCCCAGGATTGCGCCCACTGCCGGGCACAGGGCAGCGATGGGGCCGACAATGGCGCCCGCCAGCTGCAGGCCGACAACGTAGGAGGTGGATGCGATCGGACCGCCGATCAGGGCCGCGGTGACCATGACCAGGCCGGGCTTGGTCTTGATGGAGCGGAAAAAGTCGCCGAGCCTGCCGCGGAAAGTTGCGAAGCCCAGGGCCCACACGGCGGAACAGGTGTCGGTGGTGGCTGCGCCGAGTGCGGCGAGCAGGTAGGTCACGGCAAAGGCGGACAGTCCGGATTCAGCGCCGTACCAGGTCAGCCAGATGCCTTCGGACATGCCCTGGGTCATGAAGGCGGTGTAGAAACCGTAGAGCAGGCCGGACATCAGGGCAATGAGAATGCCCTTGGTCTTAAAGCTGGCAACCAGCTTCTGTTTTGCAGCGACGGCTGCCGGGTTCACTGCAATGGATGCGTTCCCCATGGTCGTCTCCTCACACTTTAAAAGATGAATACGTAAACACTTCCTCACGATACATTCGCGCCCAGAGGTCAGAATGAACGCGAAGCACTCCTATAGACTTGAGCCGGGGCAGCCTTCCCATGCGGGGGAAGGGTGACCCTATTGAAAATGTACCCCTTCCCTTAAGGGGAAGGTCAATGTGAAAACTGTCACTTGTTTCGAACAATGCCTGGGATCAGCGGAAAAGCGGGGGGAGAAGCAGGGATTTGTCCTTCGAAATGGCGGTATTGCCGTTTTCTGTCCAGTGTGGCGTTTTTTTGCGTTTTTCAGGCACGGCTCCCTATACCCCTTTTGCCCGGGAATGCAAGTCTATCGGCAAGGCGATAGCGGGGCCGGGGCATTGGGCGGCCTTGGAAGCACCGGGGTTCCCGTCTGGGAAATATGACAAAAACGTTACGGAAACAAACTGTTATCCCGTGTCGAACCTTGGCAGCGTTTCCGACCCTCCAGGTCTTTGCTCCACCAAGCCTTCCCCCGGGGCCAATATCGGAAAACCTGTGCTTGCCAGTATTGATTCCCAATAAAAGCATCCCTTTGCCTGCAATGGGCTGACTCTGTGCATAAAAGTGCAATCAGCACGGTGTGTTACATTCTTCACAAACCTTTTTTGCAAAAGTGTATTGACCTTCCCCCTTGGTGGAGGGGCTAGGGTGAAAATCGGATGTGAACAAGGAACTGTTCCTGGGTTCGCTCCGGAAGGCAGTAACGCTTTTGAACTGAAGCATCAGCTCAATGAATGGGAGATCACATGAGGTATCAAGGCGAAGAGGCTCTGGGCCTTATCGAAACTCTTGGAATGGTTCCGGCCATCGGTGGCGCGGACGCAATGCTCAAAACCGCTGACGTGGAACTCGTTTCCTACGAAAACGTCGGATCCACTCTGGTCTGCGTCATGGTCAAGGGCGACGTGGCCGCTGTCGAGGCATCCGTTTCCGCAGGCGCCAGCGCAGCTTCCGAAGTGGGCAAGCTGACCGCAAAGAACGTCATGCCCCGCCCCATCCGCGGCGTCGGCGACATCGTTTGCGTGCACGGCGTTGAAGAGGGCCCGGCCAACGAATCCGGCCAGCGTCCCCGCGCAATGGGTCTCATCGAAACCTTCGGCATCGTTTTTGTTCTCGAAGCCGCAGACGCCATGATGAAGACCGCCGACGTGGAACTCATCGGCTACGAAAACGTGGCATCCGGTTATATTTCCGTGCTGGTCCAGGGCGATGTGGCCGCATGTAAGGCCGCCGTCGAAGCCGGTGTGAAGGCCGTGGAGGCAATGCACGCGGAAGTCTACAGCTCCCTGGTCATTCCGACTCCGCACCCGGACCTGGAAAAGATCACCAAGATCTACGCCATCGAAAACCTGCTGCCCTAGTTTCGCCATGAAGGTGGAAACAGGGGCAACCGGACAAGGTGATCACGCACAGAAACCGGAAAAGGGGTAGCCAATGATTATCGACAACGATCTGCTCTCCATCCAGCAAGCCAGGATCCTGGCGGAAAACGCATTCGAGGCCCAGAAGACGCTGGCCGCGTTTCCCCAGGAAAAACTGGACGCGATTGTCGAGCGCGTGGCCGAGGCCGTGGAGGAGCAAGCCCAGGCCCTTGCGGTCATGTCCGTTGACGAGACCGACAGCGGCATTTGGCAGGACAAGTGTGTCAAGAACCGGTTCGTCTGCGAGCACGTCCGAAACCACCTGCGCGGCATGCGCTGTGTGGGCGTTATCGGCGAGGATTCGCAGAAACGGCTCATGGACATCGGCGTTCCCGTCGGGGTCATTGCCGCGGCCAGTCCCGTGACCAGTCCG of Salidesulfovibrio onnuriiensis contains these proteins:
- a CDS encoding BMC domain-containing protein; translated protein: MRYQGEEALGLIETLGMVPAIGGADAMLKTADVELVSYENVGSTLVCVMVKGDVAAVEASVSAGASAASEVGKLTAKNVMPRPIRGVGDIVCVHGVEEGPANESGQRPRAMGLIETFGIVFVLEAADAMMKTADVELIGYENVASGYISVLVQGDVAACKAAVEAGVKAVEAMHAEVYSSLVIPTPHPDLEKITKIYAIENLLP